A region of the Anaerolineales bacterium genome:
CTGGCGCCCCCTTGCGGCGCTGCATCTCCTGGCTTGATGGGCGAGCCGGAAACGAGGCCCGGAGCATCATGCGCCGCCTGGGGGGAAAGGGCGTTTTCGCGGCCATCGCAGGCGCGGCCATCACCGGCAAGGACGTGCTGCCGAAGATGCTGTGGCTGAAGAAGCACGAGCCTGAGGTGTACCGCAATGCCGCGGCGCTGGTCGATGTTAGCGGCTACCTGCTACTCCGGGCGACCGGCCGTCTGGTGGCGGAGTGGAGCGTGGCCAGTGTTACCGGCCTATTCCACCTCAAGCGCAAGACCTGGGATACGACCCTGATGCGCCTCTTCGGGCTGGACCGGGCCAAGTTCCCCGAGCTCGTGCGCGCTACCGACCGGGTGGGCGGGCTGACGCCGTCGGCCGCATCGGACCTCGGCTTGCTGGTCGGCACGCCGGTCTTTGCCGGAGCCGGCGACGGCATGACGGCCCCTGTCGGGGCCGGGGCGGTCGGCGAGGGCGACGGTCACCTGACACTGGGAACCTCAGGCTTCGTCGGGGTGATCACGGGGCGGCGGACGACCGGCAAGCGCGGCATCGTCACCCTACAGTCCGCCGACCCCGATAGGCTGCTGCTGATCGCCGAGATGGAAACCGCCGCCGCCTGCCTGCGTTGGGCGGTAGAGCAGCTGTACGGCATGCAGCCCGGATCGGAAGGCTATGGACTGATGGACCGCGAGGTCTTGGCCTCACCGCCAGGGGCGTCCAACCTACTCTTCACGCCGTGGATGTACGGCGAGCGAGCCCCGGTTGCCGATGAGCGCCTGCGGGCCTCGTTCGTCAACCTGGGTGCAAACCATACCCGAGGAGACATGGCTCGGGCGATCTACGAGGGGGTCGCCTT
Encoded here:
- a CDS encoding FGGY-family carbohydrate kinase → MELVLAYDVGTSGTKAVLATTDGQVRATAFEAYPTTYPRPLWAEQEPEDWWRAIAATTQRVLQAAGTGPGQVAGIAFTTQLVNLIALDSTGAPLRRCISWLDGRAGNEARSIMRRLGGKGVFAAIAGAAITGKDVLPKMLWLKKHEPEVYRNAAALVDVSGYLLLRATGRLVAEWSVASVTGLFHLKRKTWDTTLMRLFGLDRAKFPELVRATDRVGGLTPSAASDLGLLVGTPVFAGAGDGMTAPVGAGAVGEGDGHLTLGTSGFVGVITGRRTTGKRGIVTLQSADPDRLLLIAEMETAAACLRWAVEQLYGMQPGSEGYGLMDREVLASPPGASNLLFTPWMYGERAPVADERLRASFVNLGANHTRGDMARAIYEGVAFNFRWLLESLEQLFGFRPNPLRVIGGGARSAPWVQILADITGRTMEVMPWPQEASAVGAGLLAAVGLGAHPSVDSLRNLLKPERVVVPTQSRPDEYEPAFATYKALYTALRPIHHRMNAPDKD